The proteins below come from a single Mya arenaria isolate MELC-2E11 chromosome 6, ASM2691426v1 genomic window:
- the LOC128237528 gene encoding uncharacterized protein LOC128237528 translates to MDNSYNNCLTPLWIVLILSSTKYSKADICSFEAGTCGWRNVLEEDDIDWSFGDCSHFIHTNMNENGIGTSVSQQQNTTDNCAYIESFGPHSAGHRAMLRQALMIKTPVVISFQAFINTDAGNFRVFLHTSDKYHLFWKSNKMKRDTWVYQQINVFGIESPFWVTFDAERAFSQDVNNNKVAVDDIAVNHINFIQNIQLVDGPTPMSGRVEVLINSRWGTVCVDPADIFFAAVVCRMLGFVTNNAQTLNLTVYQRGFEAQPIWLIGVTCNGSESRLEECGRSDVLNACTHSEDVGVSCNNETVTTATTATTASLRGDILGNHTNNKTLIIVCSSIAAGMFSISLCCCGFCWYRYKICSKVTTGQQISETQYNVETNANTIITTNPLQSDGTHPKPDDPPPPYSEICFLPSNDGYTMQVHYQLLSEPPSYDYVMASPRNYNVHT, encoded by the exons ATGGATAATTCATATAATAACTGTTTAACTCCATTATGGATTGTGTTAATACTGAGTtcaacaaaatatagtaaag CCGACATATGCTCATTCGAAGCGGGCACATGTGGGTGGAGGAATGTCCTGGAAGAAGATGACATTGACTGGAGCTTTGGAGATTGTAGTCATTTTATACACACGAACATGAACGAAAATGGAATTGGAACAAGCGTCtctcaacaacaaaatactACAG ATAATTGTGCGTATATTGAATCATTTGGACCGCACTCGGCCGGACACAGAGCAATGTTGAGACAAGCACTGATGATCAAGACACCTGTTGTTATCTCATTTCAAGCTTTTATAAACACCGATGCCG gaAATTTTAGAGTGTTCCTGCATACATCAGATAAGTATCATCTATTCTGGAAATCTAATAAAATGAAGAGAGACACGTGGGTATATcagcaaattaatgttttcggAATAGAATCGCCATTTTGGGTAACATTTGATGCCGAAAGAGCGTTCTCCcaagatgtcaacaacaataaAGTTGCAGTAGATGATATTGCTGTTAATCATATCAACT ttattcaaaatatacaacTTGTAGACGGTCCTACACCTATGTCCGGGCGAGTCGAAGTGTTAATAAATAGTCGGTGGGGGACTGTTTGTGTGGACCCAGCCGATATTTTCTTTGCCGCGGTTGTTTGCAGAATGTTAGGATTTGTTAC GAATAATGCACAGACACTGAATTTGACTGTGTACCAGCGTGGCTTTGAGGCTCAGCCGATATGGTTAATTGGTGTTACATGTAATGGGTCTGAAAGCAGGCTTGAAGAGTGTGGACGTTCGGATGTTCTAAACGCCTGCACTCATTCTGAGGATGTTGGAGTTTCCTGCAATAATGAGACAGTCACAACGGCTACAACGGCAACAACGGCTTCTTTACGAGGAG ATATACTTGGGAATCATACGAATAACAAGACTTTGATTATTGTATGCAGTTCGATAGCTGCAGGAATGTTCTCTATCAGTCTCTGTTGCTGTGGATTTTGTTGGTatcgttataaaatatgttCGAAGGTCACGACAGGACAGCAAATCAGTGAAACACAATATAACGTGGAAACCAATGCAAACACTATCATCACTACAAATCCCCTGCAGAGTGATGGAACACATCCAAAACCCGACGACCCACCTCCGCCTTATTCGGAGATATGCTTCTTACCCTCCAACGATGGATACACAATGCAAGTGCACTACCAACTCTTGTCTGAGCCTCCATCCTATGATTATGTGATGGCTTCGCCTCGTAATTACAACGTGCATACATAG